ACTGCCCTCTTCTTGATCTTATTGGCCTCCTTGGCGTCTTGAGGGAGGTGCTCGTCTTGGAGAAAAGACACGATCGGTGTCATCCAGCTGTTTATGTTCTGGATTGTAAATGTTGGGACTTCTTCGATGCTGGGGCGTTTTTGAATCTCCATGTCTACCTCCACGCTCGTTGACCCTTCCTCTAACGAGGCCACTTTTGCGATCTCGTCTGCTGCCATGTTCTGGCCTCTTGGGATCTTTACGAATTCCAATTTATCAAATTCTCGGGCTAGATGTTTCGTCAGCTTGAGGTATTTCTGCGTTCTTGTCTCCTTTGCTTCATACTCTTCTTTGATTTGCCCTATTACTAATTTCGAATTGCTCTGGATGAGCAAATTCTTAGCTTCGAGTGCCTTCCTAAGTCTCAGCCCCATCAGTATtccttcgtactcggcctcgttattggTGGCTGGAAACTTCAGTTGAACTCCATACTTGAGCTTTTCTCCGCCAGGGGTGACTATGATGCCCCTACTCCCCCTCTTTTGAGCTGATGAACCATCGGTCTGGATGGGTGAACTCAGCAATGAAGTCCGCCAGAGCTTGTGCCTTCTGACTGTTCTGGGGTGGTACTCGATGTCGAACTAGCTGAGCTCAATTACCCACTGGAGCATTCTCCCTCACACCTCAGGTTTGTTCATGGACTTCTTGATAGGTTGGTCTATCATCACCAAGATGGGGTTTGCTTCAAAGTACGGTCGTAGCTTGCGCGAAGCTACTATTAATGCGAATGCAATCTTTTCAATCCTAGGATATCTGGCTTCTGCTCCTTTGAGAGCTTGATTGATGTAGTAAACTAGGAGTTGTTTCTTGTCCTCTTCTCGAATCAGGGCTGCGCTCACGGCTGTGGTTGATGTTGCCAGgtataaatatagattttctCCCTCCTTGGATGGACTTAAGAGGGGTGGATTGCTCAGGTAACGCTTGAGTTCCTGAAACGCTGCCTTGCATTCGTCAGTCCAGGCGAAAGCTTGCTTCGATGTCTTGAAGAAAGGTAAGCATTTATCCGTTGCTTTAGAGACGAATCTATTGAGTGCCGCAATCCTCCCTGTGAgtttttggacttctttgacgATCTTCGGCGACGTCATGTTGAGTATTGCTTGCACTTTCTCAGGGTTTGCTTCTATCCtcctttgggataccatgaatcctaagaactttcccgaAGCCACCCTGAAAACACATTTA
This portion of the Castanea sativa cultivar Marrone di Chiusa Pesio chromosome 7, ASM4071231v1 genome encodes:
- the LOC142644365 gene encoding uncharacterized protein LOC142644365, coding for MTSPKIVKEVQKLTGRIAALNRFVSKATDKCLPFFKTSKQAFAWTDECKAAFQELKRYLSNPPLLSPSKEGENLYLYLATSTTAVSAALIREEDKKQLLVYYINQALKGAEARYPRIEKIAFALIVASRKLRPYFEANPILVMIDQPIKKSMNKPETDGSSAQKRGSRGIIVTPGGEKLKYGVQLKFPATNNEAEYEGILMGLRLRKALEAKNLLIQSNSKLVIGQIKEEYEAKETRTQKYLKLTKHLAREFDKLEFVKIPRGQNMAADEIAKVASLEEGSTSVEVDMEIQKRPSIEEVPTFTIQNINSWMTPIVSFLQDEHLPQDAKEANKIKKRAVKFTILNYTFKKRSFSMPYLKCVNKEEAKYILEEILEGVCGDHAGPRSLGLGIKNQFSSPGHPQVNGQTEVTNRTLLKIIKAKLDDTKGAWPEELPNVLWAYRTMARTPTGETPFRLTYGIEAVIPVEVGVASIRRQIFHEENNDD